gtcagtcagccagtcagtcaaccagccagccagccagccaagcagccagccagtcagtcagtcagttagtcagtcagtcagttagtcagtcagtcagtcagtcagtcagtcagccagccagccaagcagtcagtcagtcagtcagtcagtcagtcagtcagtcagtcagtcagccagccagccagccagccagccagccagccagtcagccagccaagcagccagccagccagccagtcattcagtcagtcagtcagtcagtcagtcagtcagtcagtcagccagccagccagccagccagccagccaagcagccaaccagtcagtcagtcagtcagtcagtcagtcagtcagctagctagccagccatccagccaagcagccagccagtcagtcagtcagtcagtcagtcagtcagccagacaagcagtcagtcagtcagtcagtcagccagtcagtcagtcagccagtcagtcagccagccagccaagcagccagccagacagacagtcagtcagtcagtcagtcagctagccaagcagccagccagccagccagtcagtcagtcagtcagtcagtcagtcagtcagccagccaagcaggcagtcagtcagtcagtcagccagccagccaagcagccagccagtcagtcagtcagtcagtctgccagccaagcagccagtcagtcagtcagtcagtcagtctgccagccaagcagccagtcagtcagtcagtcagccagccagccaagcagccagtcagtcagtcagtcagtcagtcagtcagtcagtcagtcagtcagccagccagccaacaagGCAGCCAACTAGCTAGCTAGCCAgccagtgagtcagtgagtcagttagTCAGCAAGGGAGCCAGCCAGCGAGCCAgtgcgtcagtcagtcagtcagccagctagccacccagtgagtgagtgagtgaatgagtgagtgagtgagtgagtcagtcagtcagtcagccagtgagtgagtgagtgagtgagtgagtcagtcagtcggtctgtcagccagccagccagttagataaatatacaaacaagtaccacacacacacacacacacacacacacacacacacaccttcataaCAATATTGAGGTGTACGCACGCAGCCTGTGTCCCaacaacaaaatacacagtCACAGGGTTGTCACAAGTGCACGAGTCTCCCAGGGTGTCTCTCAGGATGTCAAAATTCAGGCATGGGGCTCCTGtgtggagaggtggtggtggtggtggtgtggtaacaCTGctaatgtgctctctctctctctctctctctctctctctgttgcattTGAGTTGTGCAGAGTAGCTAATACTCCAGGGTATCAATTTGTGATGAAGGCACTACAGTATAGAGATAACGTAAATCCACTGGATATAGTCAAAatgaaaattagagaaaaacccGAGACGGCATCTAAGTATGTGGCGTACAGATCAGTAATTAACCCTGAACTATCAGTACATCCAGTTTATGTCAGCAATGAGTTTGTCCCGGACTACAAAAGGCAGGCCCTTACGAGGCTTCGATTAATGTCACATGATTTAAAAATTGAGACAGGTAGAAGGAATGGAATACCAGCAGAGTTGcgactgtgtatgtgtgatagtAATGCAGTACAAGATGAGTCTCATGTTTTGTTAAATTGTTCTTTGTCAAGGGACTGTAGGGCTAGATATAATATGTTGGATTTTAGTAGTTTTACCAGTTTAATGAAGTATAAGGGTAAATTAGGTattttatgtgattatgtttgcGATGTGTTAAAGCTTTACGGCTAAAATGTTCTTGTGTTTTAAAAGAaggagtttgaattttttttattaggcactttatgtgattatgtttgcGATGTTTTAAAGCTTTACggctaaaatgttcttgttttttaaaagaaagggagtttgaATTTTTTAAGAGTTAAGTTTGGAGAAAGTTTGTTTTTGCAATGTGAATTGGTTAATTTTATCTGGACAGGATTTTTATTTGTAGctctttttatatgatataatgATTTTAGTGAAATGATTTTTACTTTAAGCTTCTTGTAATCgcaaaattctgtcaataaactataataatatctctctctctctctctcaatggttaGTCTATgtattcctaacctaacttaacacaggctaacttaacctaacctaaccaaacacaactcaacctaaccaaacctaccaTACTACTTGTAGTCCTTCAAGAATCAATGTCAAGATCAAGGATCAACACAAAGATCAAGATCCATTGGCGCCAAAAGTCGTTTGTGTATTCCGTGTCTGGTGGAGGGAACAGAGGCGGCGTCCCCGTGGTGCTGTGGTCAGTGGTCAGGTCACGGCGAGTGTGCGGCAGATTGCGCCTGTGTTTGAGCTGGCCTGGGTCACCTGTGGCCACCTGGTCACCTGTCTACTCTGTGTCTGGTGGAGGGAACAGAGGCGGCGTCCTCGTGGTGCTGTGGTCAGTGGTCAGGGCCCGCCGAGTGTGCGGCAGATTGCGCCTGTGTTTGAGCTGGCCTGGGTCACCTGTGGCCACCTGGCGGACTGGCGGCGCCTCCCTGGCCTCACCTGAGGGCGTGCAGGTAATGGTGGGCGGGGAACAAGTCAATGTCGGGAGGCGAGTGACTGAGGTGGTGGTCACCGTCACTCttgttgtggtttgtttgtttgtttgttcatttcttttattcccaagGCGTGGCGGCGCCGCCTGGCTGTCTGCTGGTGCTGCCTGCCTGGTGAAGTGTTGCCTGGGGAATAATAGGCAGACATCTTGTGCACTGCTgcgctgggttaggttaggctgtgtGGCACTACAGTCGATGTGGGGTCCCCGGCTGGCTAGGCCGCGTCCGGcaagtctagagagagagagagagagagactatgcacATTTAGCTATGTAATAGTGATCATATGTCttgtcagaagagagagagagagagatggggggggggtATCCTCGCCTGCCCTGGTAACAGTGCAGGGAAAATACACAACTGGCAACTCAGACCTGCCGGACAAGGCCTAGCCAGCCTGGAGCCCCACGTGCACACTAGTGCCGGTTGTTTGGTGTTAGTTGTGTTAAGGTAGGTGTGCTTATTTTGTGTGTTATATTTGTTATATTATGTTATGGTAAGTCAGGTtaactttaggttaggttaggtttttttgACAAAGTTTTGCCGTCACAACAGTGGCAGCAACGCAGGACATCAGCtaatcttctttgtctttttgttttatttttgttatttgtttgtttgtttatcattgttttatttgtttgtttgttttccagcAGGACAGCAGTGGCGAGACAGCAAGACCCCACCAGCAAGTCCATTCTGCCCCAGACCCCTCGGGTCAGTGGCCAGCAAGTCCTCCCGTCCATTCTGCCCCAGACCCCTCAGGTCAGTGGCTGGCAAGTCCTCCTGTCCATTCTGCCCCAGAGCCCCTCAGGTCAGTGGCTGGCAAGtcctcttctccattctgcCCCAGAGCCCCTCAGGTCAGTGGCCTGCCACTCAGAACGCTGCACCACTGTTGTCAACACTTGCTTCTTTGTCACAAGTTACCACCAACAAAAACTGATTGGCTTGCTCTTTGCACGGCTGTGGTGGCCCGCACAGAGTCACTTCTTGTGTGGTGGCCCTACTCTGTAtggaggctgtgtgttaggctgaggctgaggcaggaagcccctcgcggcctgtgtggtgacggcctcctctgttacaggtgccaggtgtatcttgtctgtggaggctgtgtgttaggctgaggctgaggcaggaagcccctcgctgtctgtgtggtgacggcctcctctgttacaggtgccaggtgtatcttgtctgtggaggctgtgtgttaggctgaggctgaggcaggaagcccctcgctgtctgtgtggtgacggcctcctctgttacaggtgccaggtgtatcttgtctgtggaggctgtgtgttaggctgaggctgagggaGGAAGCCTTTTGCTgtctgtgtggtgacggcctcctctgttacaGGTGCCAGGTCGGCGTCCAGCGACGGGACTCCCTCCGTGCATCCTCGGCTCAGGCCCAGGGTTCCTGCAGGACCGGCCGCGGCCAGGAGCAGTGTTGCAATGGAGGATGTGACgtcatgcagcagcagcaggaacagctgGGAGCAGCAGGCGACCCCAGGCGTGAGGACCTACACTTGTGACCACTGCGGCAAAGTGTGCTCCACCAAGGCTGCCATTGCCAGACACGTCCTCTCCCATGCCGGCAAGACAAGGctgagaggcaggagtggccCCACTGAACACACTGCCACCCACACTGGCGGCAGGAACCACAAGTGTGACCACTGCGGGAAGACATTTGCCCGGAAGAGTCATCTCtcctcacacatcctcacccacactggggagagaaagttccagtgcctggagtgtgggaaaagatttccCAGGAAGGattcccttgacacacacatcctcacccacactggggagagaaagttccagtgcctggagtgtgggaaaagatttatcaAGAAAGGTAAtcttgacagacacatcctcacccacactggggagagaaagttccagtgcctggagtgtgggaaaagatttatccGGAAAGGccatcttgacacacacatcctcacccacactggggagagaaagttccagtgcctggagtgtagGAAAAGATTCACCCTGAAAGGTGATCttaacagacacatcctcacccacactggggagagaaagttccagtgcctggagtgtgggaaaagatttatccGTAAGGAtttccttgacacacacatcctcacccacactggggagggaaagttccagtgcctggagtgtagGAAAAGATTCACCCTGAAAGGTGAtcttgacagacacatcctcacccacactggggagagaaagttccagtgcctggagtgtagGAAAAGATTCACCCTGAAAGGTGATCttaacagacacatcctcacccacactggggagagaaagttccagtgcctggagtgtgggaaaagatttatccagaaaggccatcttgacagacacatcctcacccacactggggagagaaagttccagtgcctggagtgtgggaaaagatttaccaggAAGGattcccttgacacacacatcctcacccacactggggagagaaagttccagtgcctggagtgtgggaaaagatttaccaggAAGGattcccttgacacacacatcctcacccacactggggagagaaagttccagtgcctgcagtgtgggaaaagatttatccGGAAAGAccatcttgacacacacatcctcacccacactggggagagaaagttccagtgcctggagtgtagGAAAAGATTCACCCTGAAAGGTGATCttaacagacacatcctcacccacactggggagagaaagttccagtgcctggagtgtgggaaaagataaggtgatcttgacagacacatcctcacccacactggggagagaaagttccagtgcctggagtgtagGAAAAGATTCACCCTGAAAGGTGATCttaacagacacatcctcacccacactggggagagaaagttccagtgcctggagtgtgggaaaagatttatccagaaaggccatcttgacagacacatcctcacccacactggggagagaaagttccagtgcctggagtgtgggaaaagatttactaGGAAGGATTCCCTtgacacacatcctcacccacactggggagagaaagttccagtgcctggagtgtagGAAAAGATTCACCCAGAAATGtaatcttgacacacacatcctcacccacactggggagagaaagttccagtgcctggagtgtgggaaaagatttaccctgaAAGGTCAtcttgacagacacatcctcacccacactggggagagaaagttccagtgcctggagtgtgggaaaagatttacccggaaATAccatcttgacacacacatcctcagccacactggggagagaaagttccagtgcctggagtgtgggaaaagatttacccggaaATAccatcttgacacacacatcctcacccacactggggagagaaattTCCAGTGCCTAGAGTGTAGGAAAAGATTCACCCTGAAAGGTGATCttaacagacacatcctcacccacactggggagagaaagtttcagtgcctggagtgtgggaaaagatttaccctgaAGCGTTCtcttgacagacacatcctcacccacaccgGGTCCCCCGAGTGCCCATGAGGTACAAACAACTGCGGTCAAAGGGAAAGATTGCCGTCCTGAAGAGAGCCCTCGGATACACTGGTAACACTGCTTAGGGTGTAACTTTAGACCCCAGGCTTGGGGCCATTGCACTCACCaaacaatgaaacaagaaaatgcagaaaacagggagagaaagttcccaggcctgcagtgtgggaaaagatttgccctggcaataccagtggtgacttgtgggtgtggtgtggtgactggccacaacattactgccacaaaccagctggcaataccagtggtgacttgtgggtgtggtgtggtgactggccacaacattactgccacaaaccagctggcaataccagtggtgacttgtgggtgtggtgtggtgactggccacaacattactgccacaaaccagctggcaataccagtggtgacttgtgggtgtggtgtggtgactggccacaacattactgccacaaaccagctggcaataccagtggtgacttgtgggtgtggtgtggtgactggccacaacattactgccacaaaccagctggcaataccagtggtgacttgtgggtgtggtgtggtgactggccaaaAGGTTTATCCTGCAATGTAATGTTGAcaaacatcctcacccacactgtggTAAGGAAGTAcaggtgtggtgtttgtggcagtgtttgtgtaGCAAGAGTGGTGTTGCCaga
The Scylla paramamosain isolate STU-SP2022 unplaced genomic scaffold, ASM3559412v1 Contig3, whole genome shotgun sequence DNA segment above includes these coding regions:
- the LOC135096176 gene encoding gastrula zinc finger protein XlCGF57.1-like isoform X2; this encodes MSRSRINTKIKIHWRQKSFVYSVSGGGNRGGVPVVLWSVVRSRRVCGRLRLCLSWPGSPVATWSPVYSVSGGGNRGGVLVVLWSVVRARRVCGRLRLCLSWPGSPVATWRTGGASLASPEGVQQWRDSKTPPASPFCPRPLGSVAGKSSCPFCPRAPQVSGWQVLFSILPQSPSGARSASSDGTPSVHPRLRPRVPAGPAAARSSVAMEDVTSCSSSRNSWEQQATPGVRTYTCDHCGKVCSTKAAIARHVLSHAGKTRLRGRSGPTEHTATHTGGRNHKCDHCGKTFARKSHLSSHILTHTGERKFQCLECGKRFPRKDSLDTHILTHTGERKFQCLECGKRFIKKGNLDRHILTHTGERKFQCLECGKRFIRKGHLDTHILTHTGERKFQCLECRKRFTLKGDLNRHILTHTGERKFQCLECGKRFIRKDFLDTHILTHTGEGKFQCLECRKRFTLKGDLDRHILTHTGERKFQCLECRKRFTLKGDLNRHILTHTGERKFQCLECGKRFIQKGHLDRHILTHTGERKFQCLECGKRFTRKDSLDTHILTHTGERKFQCLECGKRFTRKDSLDTHILTHTGERKFQCLQCGKRFIRKDHLDTHILTHTGERKFQCLECRKRFTLKGDLNRHILTHTGERKFQCLECGKR
- the LOC135096176 gene encoding gastrula zinc finger protein XlCGF57.1-like isoform X4, translating into MSRSRINTKIKIHWRQKSFVYSVSGGGNRGGVPVVLWSVVRSRRVCGRLRLCLSWPGSPVATWSPVYSVSGGGNRGGVLVVLWSVVRARRVCGRLRLCLSWPGSPVATWRTGGASLASPEGVQDSSGETARPHQQVHSAPDPSGQWPASPPVHSAPDPSGARSASSDGTPSVHPRLRPRVPAGPAAARSSVAMEDVTSCSSSRNSWEQQATPGVRTYTCDHCGKVCSTKAAIARHVLSHAGKTRLRGRSGPTEHTATHTGGRNHKCDHCGKTFARKSHLSSHILTHTGERKFQCLECGKRFPRKDSLDTHILTHTGERKFQCLECGKRFIKKGNLDRHILTHTGERKFQCLECGKRFIRKGHLDTHILTHTGERKFQCLECRKRFTLKGDLNRHILTHTGERKFQCLECGKRFIRKDFLDTHILTHTGEGKFQCLECRKRFTLKGDLDRHILTHTGERKFQCLECRKRFTLKGDLNRHILTHTGERKFQCLECGKRFIQKGHLDRHILTHTGERKFQCLECGKRFTRKDSLDTHILTHTGERKFQCLECGKRFTRKDSLDTHILTHTGERKFQCLQCGKRFIRKDHLDTHILTHTGERKFQCLECRKRFTLKGDLNRHILTHTGERKFQCLECGKR
- the LOC135096176 gene encoding gastrula zinc finger protein XlCGF57.1-like isoform X1 — protein: MSRSRINTKIKIHWRQKSFVYSVSGGGNRGGVPVVLWSVVRSRRVCGRLRLCLSWPGSPVATWSPVYSVSGGGNRGGVLVVLWSVVRARRVCGRLRLCLSWPGSPVATWRTGGASLASPEGVQQWRDSKTPPASPFCPRPLGSVASKSSRPFCPRPLRSVAGKSSCPFCPRAPQVSGWQVLFSILPQSPSGARSASSDGTPSVHPRLRPRVPAGPAAARSSVAMEDVTSCSSSRNSWEQQATPGVRTYTCDHCGKVCSTKAAIARHVLSHAGKTRLRGRSGPTEHTATHTGGRNHKCDHCGKTFARKSHLSSHILTHTGERKFQCLECGKRFPRKDSLDTHILTHTGERKFQCLECGKRFIKKGNLDRHILTHTGERKFQCLECGKRFIRKGHLDTHILTHTGERKFQCLECRKRFTLKGDLNRHILTHTGERKFQCLECGKRFIRKDFLDTHILTHTGEGKFQCLECRKRFTLKGDLDRHILTHTGERKFQCLECRKRFTLKGDLNRHILTHTGERKFQCLECGKRFIQKGHLDRHILTHTGERKFQCLECGKRFTRKDSLDTHILTHTGERKFQCLECGKRFTRKDSLDTHILTHTGERKFQCLQCGKRFIRKDHLDTHILTHTGERKFQCLECRKRFTLKGDLNRHILTHTGERKFQCLECGKR
- the LOC135096176 gene encoding gastrula zinc finger protein XlCGF57.1-like isoform X3, whose amino-acid sequence is MSRSRINTKIKIHWRQKSFVYSVSGGGNRGGVPVVLWSVVRSRRVCGRLRLCLSWPGSPVATWSPVYSVSGGGNRGGVLVVLWSVVRARRVCGRLRLCLSWPGSPVATWRTGGASLASPEGVQQDSSGETARPHQQVHSAPDPSGQWPASPPVHSAPDPSGARSASSDGTPSVHPRLRPRVPAGPAAARSSVAMEDVTSCSSSRNSWEQQATPGVRTYTCDHCGKVCSTKAAIARHVLSHAGKTRLRGRSGPTEHTATHTGGRNHKCDHCGKTFARKSHLSSHILTHTGERKFQCLECGKRFPRKDSLDTHILTHTGERKFQCLECGKRFIKKGNLDRHILTHTGERKFQCLECGKRFIRKGHLDTHILTHTGERKFQCLECRKRFTLKGDLNRHILTHTGERKFQCLECGKRFIRKDFLDTHILTHTGEGKFQCLECRKRFTLKGDLDRHILTHTGERKFQCLECRKRFTLKGDLNRHILTHTGERKFQCLECGKRFIQKGHLDRHILTHTGERKFQCLECGKRFTRKDSLDTHILTHTGERKFQCLECGKRFTRKDSLDTHILTHTGERKFQCLQCGKRFIRKDHLDTHILTHTGERKFQCLECRKRFTLKGDLNRHILTHTGERKFQCLECGKR